One Actinoplanes missouriensis 431 DNA segment encodes these proteins:
- a CDS encoding response regulator, translating into MVEEVAVVTSTRALDVLIVDDDDADALMIEEALETAAVPPHVHRVADGAQALEYLRREGVYAGVQRPDLILLDLNMPRMGGREVLAEIREDAELTAIPVVVLTTSNAVPDIVGSYSGHASAYITKPMELDAFEAVVQQINRFYGSVASLPSTA; encoded by the coding sequence ATGGTGGAGGAGGTGGCTGTGGTGACGAGTACACGGGCTCTCGACGTGCTGATCGTGGATGACGACGACGCGGATGCCCTGATGATCGAAGAGGCCCTGGAGACGGCAGCGGTCCCGCCGCACGTGCACCGGGTCGCCGACGGCGCTCAGGCCCTGGAGTACCTGCGCCGCGAGGGCGTCTACGCGGGCGTGCAGCGGCCGGACCTGATCCTGCTCGACCTCAACATGCCCCGGATGGGTGGCCGCGAGGTCCTCGCCGAGATCCGTGAGGACGCCGAGCTGACCGCGATCCCGGTGGTCGTGCTCACCACCTCCAACGCGGTGCCGGACATCGTCGGCAGCTACTCCGGGCACGCCAGCGCCTACATCACCAAGCCGATGGAACTCGACGCGTTCGAGGCGGTCGTGCAGCAGATCAACCGCTTCTACGGCAGCGTGGCCAGCCTCCCGTCCACCGCCTGA
- a CDS encoding flagellar M-ring protein FliF C-terminal domain-containing protein: MQNSPATARAGRPVAALLALTLAACMVGSAVPAYAESPVSQRPATARPALGADAASVAFQQRLDSSLQRMLDAVLGPGRSAVTTSVELNLDQVVTSSTTHAWDPATGALSERISARSYTAGNGGTRYESSTESRVTALDELRETRRQAPGDVVRLSVAVLVDDTAAAKVDLAQVRELVSVAAGADAGRGDRVTVTAMPMHTEAAAVAQPETESHAALLIAGALLLLAGVMLLAALRWRRRRSRAVPVQADWREPLRVESQLQPSPVAATAVAPISAAPHRDDRERQRAIQAMDPAQAAQQLRGWIGPG, translated from the coding sequence GCCTGCATGGTGGGGAGTGCCGTTCCCGCGTACGCGGAATCCCCGGTGTCGCAACGACCGGCGACCGCTCGGCCGGCGCTCGGCGCCGACGCCGCCAGCGTGGCCTTCCAGCAGCGGCTGGACAGCTCCCTGCAGCGCATGCTGGACGCCGTCCTCGGCCCCGGCCGCTCGGCGGTCACCACCAGCGTCGAACTGAACCTCGACCAGGTCGTCACCTCCAGCACCACTCACGCCTGGGACCCGGCCACCGGCGCCCTGTCGGAGCGGATCAGCGCGCGCTCCTACACCGCCGGCAACGGCGGCACACGGTACGAGAGCAGCACCGAGTCCCGGGTCACCGCGCTCGACGAACTGCGGGAGACCCGCCGGCAGGCACCCGGCGACGTCGTCCGGCTCTCCGTCGCCGTCCTCGTCGACGACACCGCGGCGGCGAAGGTCGACCTGGCTCAAGTCCGTGAACTGGTCAGCGTGGCGGCCGGTGCCGACGCCGGCCGCGGCGACCGGGTGACGGTCACCGCCATGCCGATGCACACCGAGGCGGCCGCCGTCGCCCAGCCGGAGACCGAGTCGCACGCCGCGCTGCTCATCGCCGGGGCACTTCTCCTGCTGGCCGGGGTCATGCTGCTGGCTGCTCTGCGGTGGCGGCGGAGGCGGAGCCGGGCGGTCCCTGTGCAGGCCGACTGGCGGGAACCGCTGCGCGTCGAGTCGCAGCTCCAGCCCTCGCCGGTAGCCGCCACCGCCGTCGCACCGATCAGCGCGGCGCCCCACCGTGACGATCGGGAGCGGCAGCGCGCCATCCAGGCGATGGACCCGGCTCAGGCCGCGCAGCAGCTACGCGGCTGGATCGGCCCCGGCTGA
- a CDS encoding dioxygenase family protein → MTPSSPGEATAIADARIPAEHPFAAHLRRVAALEQADPHRAWTPEDGPMPSLYLSHGGGPMPFESPQWLDPLHAWARNLPKPKAILIVSAHWESAPLSVSAVQPDELVYDFGGFDALYYTFRYDTPDAGDLTRQVAAMMPDTEQVHQHNRRGLDHGAWVPMKIMYPAADIPVLQLSLPTEDPDKLLALGRRLRPLREQGVLVIGSGHMTHGLPFLNREMIMHNKVPGWSADFDAWAADALARGDVNELARFRTAAPGMPYAHPTVEHFTPLFVTLGAATDPTAPVVTTLDGYGVGLSRRSFQAA, encoded by the coding sequence GTGACCCCGAGCAGCCCCGGCGAAGCCACCGCGATCGCCGACGCCCGTATTCCGGCCGAGCACCCGTTCGCCGCGCACCTGCGGCGGGTCGCCGCTCTCGAGCAGGCCGACCCGCACCGTGCCTGGACGCCCGAGGACGGGCCGATGCCCAGCCTCTACCTCTCGCACGGTGGCGGCCCGATGCCGTTCGAGAGCCCGCAGTGGCTCGACCCGCTGCACGCGTGGGCACGCAACCTGCCCAAGCCGAAGGCGATCCTGATCGTGAGCGCGCACTGGGAGTCGGCCCCGCTGTCGGTCAGCGCCGTCCAGCCGGACGAGCTGGTCTACGACTTCGGCGGCTTCGACGCGCTCTACTACACCTTCCGGTACGACACCCCGGACGCCGGTGACCTGACCCGGCAGGTCGCCGCGATGATGCCGGACACCGAACAGGTGCACCAGCACAACCGGCGCGGCCTGGATCACGGCGCCTGGGTGCCCATGAAGATCATGTACCCGGCAGCCGACATCCCGGTGCTGCAATTGAGCCTGCCCACCGAGGACCCGGACAAGCTGCTCGCCCTCGGCCGGCGACTGCGGCCGCTGCGGGAGCAGGGCGTGCTGGTGATCGGCTCCGGTCACATGACGCACGGGCTGCCGTTCCTGAACCGCGAGATGATCATGCACAACAAGGTGCCGGGCTGGTCGGCCGACTTCGACGCCTGGGCCGCCGACGCCCTGGCCCGCGGTGACGTCAACGAGCTCGCCCGGTTCCGCACCGCCGCGCCCGGCATGCCCTACGCCCACCCGACCGTCGAACACTTCACCCCGCTGTTCGTGACGCTCGGCGCGGCCACCGACCCCACCGCGCCGGTCGTCACGACGCTCGACGGCTACGGCGTCGGCCTCTCCCGGCGCTCTTTCCAGGCCGCCTGA